A genomic window from Dermacentor silvarum isolate Dsil-2018 chromosome 9, BIME_Dsil_1.4, whole genome shotgun sequence includes:
- the LOC119465047 gene encoding uncharacterized protein LOC119465047 isoform X3 — protein sequence MAKEMRWPRRRVPVLGRLPALVLLTGLAVTVVRGQNAGASGYPPQLGPQVPPQMGPQMGPQPGFGSRMSEEMREVPCLSGNPRCEQFCVQHTGYGGTCHGQACKCYALTRPS from the exons ATGGCGAAGGAGATGAGGTGGCCACGGCGGCGGGTTCCGGTGCTGGGAAGACTTCCTGCTCTCGTGCTGCTCACGGGACTCG CTGTCACTGTAGTCCGAGGACAGAACGCAGGGGCATCAG GATACCCTCCGCAGTTGGGACCACAGGTGCCACCACAGATGGGACCACAGATGGGACCGCAGCCTGGTTTTGGAAGCCGCATGAGCGAGGAAATGA GAGAAGTGCCTTGCCTGTCGGGTAACCCCAGGTGCGAGCAGTTCTGCGTTCAGCACACGGGATATGGCGGCACCTGCCACGGACAAGCCTGCAAGTGCTACGCCCTTACCAG GCCATCGTGA
- the LOC119465047 gene encoding uncharacterized protein LOC119465047 isoform X2 translates to MAKEMRWPRRRVPVLGRLPALVLLTGLAVTVVRGQNAGASDPCWYGNYAECQASCSRYYGAGGRCRGYQCVCTPSTMFPGYPPQLGPQVPPQMGPQMGPQPGFGSRMSEEMREVPCLSGNPRCEQFCVQHTGYGGTCHGQACKCYALTRR, encoded by the exons ATGGCGAAGGAGATGAGGTGGCCACGGCGGCGGGTTCCGGTGCTGGGAAGACTTCCTGCTCTCGTGCTGCTCACGGGACTCG CTGTCACTGTAGTCCGAGGACAGAACGCAGGGGCATCAG ACCCGTGCTGGTACGGCAACTACGCGGAGTGCCAGGCGAGCTGCTCGCGGTACTACGGCGCCGGAGGACGCTGTCGGGGCTACCAGTGCGTGTGCACTCCGTCCACCATGTTCCCAGGATACCCTCCGCAGTTGGGACCACAGGTGCCACCACAGATGGGACCACAGATGGGACCGCAGCCTGGTTTTGGAAGCCGCATGAGCGAGGAAATGA GAGAAGTGCCTTGCCTGTCGGGTAACCCCAGGTGCGAGCAGTTCTGCGTTCAGCACACGGGATATGGCGGCACCTGCCACGGACAAGCCTGCAAGTGCTACGCCCTTACCAG
- the LOC119465047 gene encoding uncharacterized protein LOC119465047 isoform X1: MAKEMRWPRRRVPVLGRLPALVLLTGLAVTVVRGQNAGASDPCWYGNYAECQASCSRYYGAGGRCRGYQCVCTPSTMFPGYPPQLGPQVPPQMGPQMGPQPGFGSRMSEEMREVPCLSGNPRCEQFCVQHTGYGGTCHGQACKCYALTRPS; the protein is encoded by the exons ATGGCGAAGGAGATGAGGTGGCCACGGCGGCGGGTTCCGGTGCTGGGAAGACTTCCTGCTCTCGTGCTGCTCACGGGACTCG CTGTCACTGTAGTCCGAGGACAGAACGCAGGGGCATCAG ACCCGTGCTGGTACGGCAACTACGCGGAGTGCCAGGCGAGCTGCTCGCGGTACTACGGCGCCGGAGGACGCTGTCGGGGCTACCAGTGCGTGTGCACTCCGTCCACCATGTTCCCAGGATACCCTCCGCAGTTGGGACCACAGGTGCCACCACAGATGGGACCACAGATGGGACCGCAGCCTGGTTTTGGAAGCCGCATGAGCGAGGAAATGA GAGAAGTGCCTTGCCTGTCGGGTAACCCCAGGTGCGAGCAGTTCTGCGTTCAGCACACGGGATATGGCGGCACCTGCCACGGACAAGCCTGCAAGTGCTACGCCCTTACCAG GCCATCGTGA